The DNA window GCAGCGTGGCCGTCAGACTGTTGATGGCATCGATCTTCATCCGCTCGATCCGCTCCTGCTGCACCAACGACATTTTCTGGATCTGCACTTGTTCGCGCTGCAAACTGCGCTGCAGCTCCATCTTCTCCCGCTCCACCTCCAGTTTTCTTTCGAAGTAGTCCTTCCACCAGATGTCATCGGGAACGGCAGAAGCTGGCCCCATACTTCGTGCCAGATCATAGAGCTTGCCATTGCCCTCCAGGTGCTGGCTGCTATCGCTGGTGCGTTCGGCTTCCGGAACATGATCGCCATCGTACTCCATCTTGGGCTGGCGTACCATTTCCGACATGCTGTTGCTATCCTCATCGAACTCGTCGTTGGACTTGCTGTCCATATTCATCTGGGTCTGCAGCAGGACCTGGTCCACAGGCGTGATATAAGGCTGTCCCTCCTTGGCTGCAGTCTGGGGTTGGATTTGCAGCTGCATTTGTGGGGTTCCGGGTTTTAGGGGTACCGGAGTGGGTTGTAGCTGTATAGTTTGCTGGGTGAGTCCTTGGATCTGGTTTTGTTCATTGGCAGGCGGGGGAGCCTGTGGCACATTTGACGGCTGCTGAGGCAGGTGCATGTCAAAGTCGGCCTTCTTCCCCTGCAAGTACTTGAACATCTCCTCGAAGAACTCCCAGTGAACATAGCCGGATACGTATTTCTTGCTCAGATTCTTGTTGTAGGTGATGAGGATGTTGTGCCACTTTTTCTGCACCTTGGCGGCGGAGTAGCGAAAGCCCAAACGTTGGAGTTGCCGGGTGCAGTGCAACCAAAGAGCTGTACGCTTTTGTCTGAAATGGAACGGATTTCTGAAGAAATCTGTCGTTTTCTAAGACCGAACACCCTTACCTGCCCTCTGTGAAGCTTCCCTCCATGGGACCTCGTATGTGGATCAGAGCTCTCGTGGCCTCAGTCGTCCAGGCCCGCTCATAGGGGCCACGACCCATGCTATTGGCTCCTCCCGAGGTCTCTGCCTCCTCGAGCAGGCAATCGTCATCCAGGTCGTCCAAGTCATCGTCGCTTATTTGATAGGCTAAAGAGAATGTAAAAGATAAAAGTGTTGTTATGGACTTGAATGTTGAGCGTTAAGGTAATAGGTATCAACCTTTCTATGAAACTATACACATGTGGagtaacatttaaaaaaggacTTGCATATAAAACGAACTATAGTGATTTTATAGATAAACCTAGTGATGACTATAAACTTGTTGCTTTTGGGTAGCGGTGGCAACCCTGTCGGTCTCGCAGCATCCTTTTCAATCTCTTAGCTCTCTTGCTATTATCCTGCATTTTCTagctctttctctctctccctctcttcAAAGCTACCACCCAACGCCAGGCCAAAAAGCATCCTAGCTATGTCAAAGACGCTAGCTGCCGCTGACATACACCATGTAtgatacatacatacatgccTATGTCCTGATACATGCCACGCTATGTATGTGCACATATCCTTCGCCTAGGCTTGTGCACACCAACACTTATTTACTTTCCTGGCAAACGCTCAAGTTCCCGTTTTGATGTTATTTACTAAGTGGCAGACTTACGTTCATTCTCCTCGACGTTATTCCCATTACTGGGCGTCTGGCCGTTGCCTCCATTAAGCTGAACTTGTGCCATTCGAGCTGTCAGATTTTGGGCTTATTCTGATTTTCAAGCCAGCCTATAATGGATTCTTAGAACTTTCGCCTGTCAATAGTTATCCCGTACTAACAGGACAATTTTCGGGCTGCAGCTTCCAGGCGTCGAGAGCTTCGAGTGCGCCTACTCTCTCCGCGCTCTTTCCGCTCcgctctcgctcgctcttAGATCTGGAAAGGATGGGGAAGCTGCGGCTAGCCCAGGAGTAGTGGTATAGTTTCCAAGGAGTGTGTCCTCTGGAGTGTGTCCTCTGGCTGGGTGTTTCGGTGGGTGGTATAGTGCAGCATCTGCGCACTCTGCGCTCTGACTTCGCAGGTCTGTTAGCCGTAGCCACAGCCTCACTGGAATGAATGGACAGTTGGAAGGTCTAACCGATATAGTTCTAGTCGGGCTGCACTGGAAGTTCGAGAACAGTTAGGTACTAATTAGGCCTTACTGGAATGTCAGGTAATACTAATGATGATTTGCCATGAACGGCCTGTCAGTTGGCAtttctcttctctactgtcGATAGGTCTTCAGCGACTTATgagtaaatataataaaacagaggttttgattattattgCGGATGTACATATATAAGACAAATAAAGAAGTATCTTTTACTCTATAAATGTTATCTATAATTTTCTTACCAATTATTTTCTAGGGGAGAGAACAATAAGGAAGCGAAAATCATTTGttcatttgtttgttaaaGGAACATAACGCTGTGCTATATCGAAAgttatattctttttaatCTTAGGTAAATTGGGCTAATTGAAAATGCCcaatgtgtttaaaaaatgacagaattttgtaaaaatcaCAACAATGATTTAAGGAGTTAATTTTAAAGTAGAATATTAAGTGTATTTTGTGGTACTTTCATTTAAGTATACTTAATCTACAAGTTCCCATTGTAGGTCTATTTTCTAACGgacaattcaagaaaatgTTAACTATCGCTTATCGATATACTGCCAGAGCTACCATCTGTTTTTTCCGGCTTTTTTGGAGTTGCCACCATTCCAACGCTGCGAATTTGCGCGTGGAACActatttgttattaaataattgtaattttagTTGTTAAGAGAGAGACGAAACAATGCCCACGGTGGAGAGGAACGTGATGTAGGTATCTGGAGTTTGGAAGTAACGGGTGCCTGAATCTAATCCCCTGTAATCCCACCTTCAGCACCGACTGGAAGCGCCTGTGGCAGATGGTCTCGGGAATTCACTATGAGACTCCCCAAGAATTGGTTCGCGAGGAGCTGATGAGCGTGGCCACCGAGCTCCAGGCCGGCGTGCTCCAATTCAAACCCAAGAGCGCTTCCAACGTCCAGCTGGGAACGCTGCTCAAAGAGAAGAAGCAAGAAAAGCTGCTGCCCTTCACCGAGCGACTTCAAGATCTACTGGATCTGGAATCCGCCCAGTGCTGGGAGATTCTGTGCTACTACCTCACCCAGGAGTACCGCGGCTCGGCCAGCCTACTCACCCAACTGATATCGACCGAGACAAATATGGCCAAGCTGCACGAGGACATTCGTCACTACTACTCCCTGGAGCGCATGATAGTCCTGAAGATCGTTAAGAACCTGATCGTGTTCCACCGTGTACCGAATCATCCCTATAACCAGGAGTATCGTGCCGTGGTGGAGAAAGTTACCCTTTCCCGTTTTAGAGATTCATACTTGGATCAGCTGGAGAGCCTGATTTGCGAACTGCCACCCAGAAAGCTGATGGCGGGCGAGTGCTTCCACTCCACCGAGCGTTTGATAGCCTGGTCGGAGAGGAACGCCCGCGAGATCAACGAGGTGCTGCACATCCTGCTCTTGCTGGCGGAACACCTGCCTATGGGCTTGGAACAGATCAAGAGGATATTTGCCGCATGCAAGCAAAACTCTTTcggaaaaattcaaaattaccTCGACGACAACCAACCATACCACCAGGAGTTAATTCGCAGTCTAACCTACTCCGAGCTGGTTCTTATTCTGAAGTGCTTGGACTTTGAGAAGCCACAGGAGCACGCCAACCTTATTGAAAAACTGGTAGAGGATCTGCAGGTGGACATTGCCAGCATGCACCATCGACCGGAGCACGGCCCTTTACTACTAGTTTGGATGCTGCTACGTCTGCGAGGAACCAACGATGCCGACGACGCTTCTAGTCTGTTACGGTGCCGTCAGCTGGGAAAGCGAGCAGTAGATCTGAAGTGCTTTGTCCAACTGCACCTAATTGCCAGGCATTCTATGTTCGCCGATGACTCGATGCTCTCGCGGATTGTGCGCAAGACGATCTATAACCAGTTGGGATACATGTGCAACCTGTTCGATGGCGATGGCAGCTGTGCCCGTTATGAAGGCATCTACGAACTTCTCTGCGAACTTGTTTCCTGGTCCCATTTAGCAAAGGACTTCTGCAATCGGGAAGGTAGGTAGAATATTATACATggtaaacaaaagtttttaaccaaaaattaattctAATCCAGATGATGGACCGCGATCGCTGTACAAAACCCTTTTGGAGAACTTTCCCCTAGAATTCACACATCTGTCGAAGCTGGCACAATCGCTGACAAAAGCTGGTCAAGGCAACTATGTGAGCCAGAGCCTGTTATAATTCAAG is part of the Drosophila biarmipes strain raj3 chromosome 2R, RU_DBia_V1.1, whole genome shotgun sequence genome and encodes:
- the LOC108029386 gene encoding uncharacterized protein LOC108029386, producing the protein MAQVQLNGGNGQTPSNGNNVEENEPYQISDDDLDDLDDDCLLEEAETSGGANSMGRGPYERAWTTEATRALIHIRGPMEGSFTEGRQKRTALWLHCTRQLQRLGFRYSAAKVQKKWHNILITYNKNLSKKYVSGYVHWEFFEEMFKYLQGKKADFDMHLPQQPSNVPQAPPPANEQNQIQGLTQQTIQLQPTPVPLKPGTPQMQLQIQPQTAAKEGQPYITPVDQVLLQTQMNMDSKSNDEFDEDSNSMSEMVRQPKMEYDGDHVPEAERTSDSSQHLEGNGKLYDLARSMGPASAVPDDIWWKDYFERKLEVEREKMELQRSLQREQVQIQKMSLVQQERIERMKIDAINSLTATLQKLVEAKCRRA